The DNA window GGCTGCTGGACACACAAAAACCAACGGTCCAGAAACCCGTCAACGTTTTCTGGATCGGAGTTTCCAGGTTAAGATCATAAGAATCGAACGCAGAAACAGGAATAAAGCTGAATTCAGGCCGTTATTCTCCCAGAAAAAGCATCAGTTTGAACTGAAACTCAAGAACAACAGAACATTGTTtaccttcatgttttattgttggttCTCATCTTCCTCAACCTTATTTGAAGGAACAAACTCTCATGTTTAGCTCAGAAATGCAGAACCTTCAtcaacatttacaataaaaaaggaaaaatgttcatgtattcataaaaacatgaaataactcAATATGAAGGTTCCCCTCCCTGGTGCTGAACTATGAACCCACTTCTCCAGATTTTGTAACTGAAGCTCACAGAAAGTCGCTCAGTGTTGGACATCGCTAACCGAAAAGCTAGCTGCGCTAATCCTACAGCACTCTCCATAAACAGGTCCACTGATGCTAACTGCTACAGCAACACAGTATTTGGAGGAAGTTCATGCAAAAGcgctaacttcaattcaaatgATATTTCCTCTGAAATGAAACAACCCTAAAGCACCAATTTAATTTCTCTTCTGTCcatgttctgaaaaaaaaaggttgagaaataaagaaagcaaGAGGAAACAGACTTGCATTGAAAACAGCactccttcaaaataagagcataaatACAAACATCTACTTAGAGAACTCCAAATACTTGAtaaacaaaacttcaacacagatgatAAACTTTATTAAGCTGAAAGtttacaaacagcaaaataaatgagTGCTTTGgattttatctggaaaaatgtaCTTAGtggaagctaagtgcgctaagtgttttcaaagttagccaaagtgcaaaatgaaaaatgatctCCGCTATTAGCCATTAATGGAAGTGTGAGCCTGCAAAGCCGGAACCAATCACAGACTGTGGATAAGACCAATTCATGAAGCCGTTGTGAAGGGAACCCCAAACTGCTCAGAGGTGCCAACATTTAGTTAGACTTATTAACCAGTAATATTGTCTTTCTCTGATGTTTTGTACCTGTTGTGTTGTGAAGCCAGGTCATGGTTACAATGTTtgagggaaaaaatgttttgaggcAAGAAAAGGCTTCAGATTGATTGAAACCTGACATTCGGTGCTAATAAACTGTTAGAAAACAGGGGAAAGGCTGTGCAGAACATAAACCTTAAACATTACTGACCCAGACTCTTAAAGGACAAACGTGATTCAGATAAACATCACAAAATCTACACAAGCAGCACATTTGTCACTGAACGACAAACACACTGAGGTCAAATCCTTGCTTTAGAAATTCTTCACAGAAATCACACAGCAACATACATCAACTTTAATGATTCCCAGTTTAACACAACTCTCACAAAGTTCAATGTTTTAGCAGACAAAGCTCTTGTCTCTCATTGGTTAAAGCCACAGCCGCTTACCTGTCTCCCCAGGTAGGGTATGCTGGGCTCTAGCGGAGTCATCTCAACTCCTTGGAGACGTTTCCCACAGGCCATGTGTCAGAAAGACCTTTCTCCTGTttgtgagttctcatgtgagccATCATGTGACATCTCACACTGAAACCTTTCCCACAGGTCGAACATGGGAACGGCTTCTCGCCGGTGTGAACTCTCATGTGACGAGTCAAATGACTCCGTAAAAGGAAGCTCTTCCGACAGGTGACACATgggaaaggcttctcacctgtgtgggTTCGCATGTGAATAACCAGGTAACTTCTTACActaaagctttttccacaggtgACACATGGGAAtggtttctcacctgtgtgagatCTCATATGGACGGTCAAGCTACCGCTACATCCAAAGGATTTCCCACATACTTCACAATCATAGGGTTTCTCGCCCGTGTGCGTCCTCATGTGTCTGTTCAAGTTGCTTTTTCGACTGAAGCTGTTCCCACAGATCACACACAGATAGGACTTCTCATCTGTGTGTGTCCTCATGTGTGTATTCAGATATGTTTTGGcactgaaactttttccacatgtggGACATGGGAACGGCCTCTCCCCTGTGTGGATCCTCATGTGAGAAGCCAGACGGCTGCTCTGAGTGAAACCTTTACAGCACACATCACAGATGTGCAGCTTCTCATCCGTGTGCGTTCTCATGTGAATTGTCAAACTGCTTCTCACTCTGAAGCTTTTTCCACATGCCACACATGGAAAAGGTTTCTCTCCTGTATGTGtgctcatgtgaacatttaaatgactTCGCAGACTGAAGCTTCTGCCACAGTATGGACAGGAGTATGGCTTCTCACCCGTGTGTGTTCTCAGATGAGTGATCAGGTGACTCCTTACActgaaacttttcccacagcTCACACATGCAAAAGGTTTCTCACCCGTGTGTGTTCGCATGTGAGTGTTTAAATTGCTTTTAGCGCCAAACCGTTTTCCACAGGTGAGACACTGgaaaggtttctcacctgtgtgaattctcatgtgtgTGATTAGATGACTTTTTACAATGAAACTTTTCTCACAGCTTGGACAGGGAAatggcttctcacctgtgtgagttcttACATGAGCAATGAAGCTGCTCCTCGCACcaaaacttttcccacaggtGGGACATgtgaaaggcttctcacctgtgtgggTTCTCATGTGAACCGTTAAGCTAcctttgtcatttaaaaacttaCCGCAGACCTCACAGGGGTATTGTTTCTTACTTGCGTGCGATCTCATGTGGTTGTTCAGATGGCTACTCTGGGAGAAACTCTTGCCACACActttacaggaaaacaaacttttttctgtttggctcAGAGATCTGCTCCGCCTTCTACGTTTGGAACCGTGTGCATCGTCACTTTGAACTCTGGATTTCTGACAGCTCTTATTCGACCTTGGTTGTGGATGTTTACAGAATCCTGATTCTTCCTTCTTCCCTTCCTGTTGCTGGTTTTCAGCCAGTCGCGCGTTCTGGAGTCGGTCCCTGATTGGTTCTGGTTCCCTGTTGTTTCTCTGTTCAGGAGCAGTATTCATCCCCAATGTGTCCGTCTCCTCCTTCAGAACCAGGCGAACTTCGTCCTGGCTGGTGCAGTATTCGTCCACTTCCTCTTTAATCTGCAGATCTTCAGCATGTTGGTCATTTTTCAGCTGTTTATCCAGCAGTTCCTCCTGTTCCTGCTTTATATTTGGACCATCTGGATCCTTCTGTTCTTCCATCAGGGCAGAGTTTTGCTTCTTCTGGTTCTGAATGATTTCTTctctttgtaaaagaaaaacctctcgattctacagaaaatatttgctgGACGTCTGAGGAGATGAAGAACACAAGAAGAAATTCAAGAGATTTCAGCAAACATGTATTTGGAAATcagtaaaatgttgaaatatttgcagttttttaatcatttgttgTGGAATAAAAGCTATTAGAATAAACTTTTTGTGGAGTTTTGTGTTTCAACCCAGcagatttgatttaaaaggaaaaaataagatgtggaaaatgcattaaaaacaatCCAGGCAGTAAAGACAATAGAGATACAGAGCCAAGTATTAAATATAGTTATAAACACATTAAACCAACATGTTCAGCCAGTCGAGCCTCTAAAACTCATTACTGGTGTCACTAAATGGTTTATTGACTTTATTCAGCAAAGGAATGAAGGATTTTAAACTGTTCTgccaataaaactgattttctaatattttcatCAGGTTTGATTTAGTTATTTGATTACATTATTTAGTAACGGTTAATATTGCTGAAGAGGACGACGGCGGccatatttaaagtgttttaaaacattGACTAGTTGCACTCGAACGCACCGGGCTGCGAGGAACCGGACCCCAGGAGGAGTACTGAAAAGTTCTGTTGGTACCGTTCCACCCAGAGTTTCTGCAACAATAAAATGGAGTTTGGACgtgaaacaaacacagacacaagaAGAGATCAAGGAAACCATCGGACCAGAACCAACGACCCGCCAGAACACTACCGGCTCTACTCGGGTTCTTCAGGGTTTCACTATCGGGTCCAGAACATTATCTGGAGTCTTCATCAGAACCTCAAAGGACAAAAGGTTTGTCTATCAGCAGAGGGAGGAATGGACCCAGTGCCACTGCAGCCgataccagaaccagaacctcccaGGCGACCCGAGTCAGATGaactttgctgctgttgttattgttcatttcaatataaaacaagttaaaagtTGAGCtgagctttaaaataaaacatttgatcttCTTTTATCCAGGGAAAAGAATGGagtgtgaaaaaatgtaatttcagaaCCATAAAATACTTTAACGGTTCTGGAAACCTAATAATCGATTAACTGCAGGAAACAGattctaaaaatgttattaaaaataatataaacatttaagataaaaaccttcttagtctgtaaatctgttctagCAGAACTCCTCTAGTTCggctttagcttcacctggttggAGATTCTGTACAAATTCTTTCCATCCagtgattaatcagttaatcaataattaatcaTCAGATCAGCCTGTATGGATGATCAGATTTTCTCATGTTGATGTCGATCGTTGGCCTGTGAGAGTTTTAACGTCGTCATGGTGATAACCTGAGTGCTACTCTTTtacctgctgctgaaaacacGCCTGTGGTGGTGGGAGGGGCTGAGTGGGCGTGGCCTGCAGGATGCCACACCTCCACCTGCACACACCTGGAGACCAGAGGAGGAAGGTTAAAgagccatcatcatcatcatcatttctcttctGTTAGCAGCCCGATGCTCATTGAAGCAGGAGCTAGATCTACAATATTAGACTGCAAAACTGTTTAGTAATTGGGTCAAAACCAGAAGTCGACTGATTCTATTGGGTCGGTGGTTCTGAAGGGTCACCAATAGTAGATCAGTAaatgtctgtttattttatgcCTCCTTTTCTCAGAAAGCTACAAGTTGGATTTGTGGTAAAGTGATTAATGTTATGACCCCCCGCAGTACCTCTGCGACTCCCCCAGGGGTCGGGGCCCCACATTGAGATCCATAAACACAGTCTAAACAGAATCAGGCTTAATGGGAGACGATGATGTCACTTCCGGTCGGCAAGCCGTAACCATGGCAGCGTCTCGTTGTCCTCTGCAGGACTTAATCAACTTTTCCTTATTTGTgtcactgcttttattttctatttaaatatgaaaataacatcaaattatattttaatttccggttagttatttcagcaaaataaaaggttcatattacaaatatatatatatatatatatatatatacatatatttgtaaaacacaatCATTCTTGTGTTTGCGTTTATTAGTTTTTCAACCGTAGTTTCATGtcaaaaacataacattgacCGGAACTGGTCATAACTGGTTCActgattatttattgattaatctaTAAACACTGATTAATGGCCTCTGTCGGTTCTGCCTGAACTTCTGCAGCTGGTTCCGGAAGTTCTACCTGAAACTGATCCAAGATCTGTTcgaaacttccagaaaaccgTGGGACTAAAACCGGTTCTGGGTCCAGCTTCAGGTTTTCACATAAAGTATCCGAGCCCTCCGACCCTCCGGACCTCTGGTTCCGGTTCTAGCTCACAGTCGGGTCGGTATTGCGCTCCATGCCGGTTCTGTATGGGGTTCCTGTGATGGTTCCGGGTCCGGTTCGGATCTCTGGACCTCCTGAAGATGTTTCTCAACTCTGGATCCAAGCAGAATggaagctaactatgctaacgCCACTAGCGCCATTTCTACTTCCGTCTAGTGTCGCACAGTGAAGCTCCGACAGAAACAAAGGGTCGGAACTGAAATGTTCCAGATGAAAGGACGCAGTTCGATAGTTCTACGGTTGGATCAAATGTAATAAATGATTCGTaaagaaattagtttattttcacatttataattGATAATAAAATACGAGGAAAGTTAATTTGACAGATCAAGAAGAAACatcaagtaaaatatttaccaaataatgagatacatttttagtttattataaaaagatgaactaagtaaataataatagtttACCTTCTCATTTGACCTTTTCTGACTTCTATTACCAATGAAGTATGATTGTCatctaaaaaaactaaaacctttaCCCCCATCATAACTCTATTTGGTTATAAAATATTGTCTCAATTGTCAAACATTAGCAGACTGTAAGCAGCCAATCGTTTCCTTCCATTATTCTTCAAGTTTAAAGTGGATgtaaaagcaggaaaataatTAACCTGCATCTGAGTTTCTGCTTTACAACTTCGGGATTAAtttacaatcaatcaatcaaattttatttgtacagcacatttcagcagcaaggcatttcaaagagctttacatcataacaaacacaaagtcatgcagcatagaatcaacaataaaacatgacattaagtcaagatCCACTGTTACATTGGTAATTGatcatatttcaaataaaactaaccAGCtggttttagtctggatttaaaggatctcagtgtttcagctgttttacagttttctggaagtttgttccagatttgttgtgcatagaagctgaaagctgcttctcctcatttggttctggttctggatatagagcagaaccagaacctgaggggtctggaagattgatccagcagcagcagcagatctttaatgtgttgtggttctgatccgttcagtgatttataaactaacaagatttaaagttgtaaaattcAGCTTGACTTAAAGCAGAACTCAAGGGGGATCGGTACCAGGAAATCAGgtcaaatatttgattaaaaaaaaacaaaaaacactcaataagaaatttgttgatttttagcatcaattatttattcaaaaagaaTTACAATACTAAGAAATGATGATAGTTATCTTGATAAATAGATCAATAACCCAGAAATCcctcaaaaaataattatgttagACTTAAATCACTCAGTTTGTATCAgccaaaaaaaactaaataattaaatgtccaaaatttgcccgttcttttttcaaaaagattaaTGTCCACAAAGGAGTTCCAtatcctcaaaaaaaaaaaacaaagtcctgGAAATGTCCCCGTTTAATCCAAAGTCCTGATCCAAAATGAAAATCCCAAACGtcaacccccccaaaaaagataagaaaaaagagTGGTACCaccaaaaatccccaaaaagaaaagtaaagtcCAGATCTCACCGGGAGATCTGGACTCCCGGTGAGAGTGGGTCCACCGGTGGCGTCTTCTCGCACTGACGGTGTCCTCTCGCACCGGGCGGCCTTGGTTCAAACTCCGATCCAGTTCCCATTACACGATCTGCGGCACTGGGGCAACTTTGATCgctgttttatgtcttttctttgATTCTTACTAGTTTTAAACGATCGATAAAGACCAAATCCCGCTGCACAGATCTAACGGTGAGCGCCGACGGCCCCGCCCCTTTTTCACACACCTGAAAACCGCTGATGTTTCACCAAACCAGTTATACACAGTGGAAACTCGGAATGATTTTTAACAATGAAATCACTGCAGCTGTTCTACAACACAGTTtgatacatttactttttaatataattcttcagaaaaaaattaacatagtGGTTATGTTACaaagtttattctctgagctacagggagccagtggaggttctggagaaccgggtggtgtagaaccgaGTGATGTAGAACCGAGTGATGTAGAACTGAGTGATGTAGAATCAggtggtgtagaaccgggtgaTGTAGAATCAggtggtgtagaaccgggtgaTGTAGAATCAggtggtgtagaaccgggtgaTGTAGAATCAGGTGGTGTAGAACCGAGTTCTAACATGGAACTGAA is part of the Xiphophorus hellerii strain 12219 chromosome 9, Xiphophorus_hellerii-4.1, whole genome shotgun sequence genome and encodes:
- the LOC116725761 gene encoding gastrula zinc finger protein XlCGF57.1-like gives rise to the protein MEEQKDPDGPNIKQEQEELLDKQLKNDQHAEDLQIKEEVDEYCTSQDEVRLVLKEETDTLGMNTAPEQRNNREPEPIRDRLQNARLAENQQQEGKKEESGFCKHPQPRSNKSCQKSRVQSDDAHGSKRRRRSRSLSQTEKSLFSCKVCGKSFSQSSHLNNHMRSHASKKQYPCEVCGKFLNDKGSLTVHMRTHTGEKPFTCPTCGKSFGARSSFIAHVRTHTGEKPFPCPSCEKSFIVKSHLITHMRIHTGEKPFQCLTCGKRFGAKSNLNTHMRTHTGEKPFACVSCGKSFSVRSHLITHLRTHTGEKPYSCPYCGRSFSLRSHLNVHMSTHTGEKPFPCVACGKSFRVRSSLTIHMRTHTDEKLHICDVCCKGFTQSSRLASHMRIHTGERPFPCPTCGKSFSAKTYLNTHMRTHTDEKSYLCVICGNSFSRKSNLNRHMRTHTGEKPYDCEVCGKSFGCSGSLTVHMRSHTGEKPFPCVTCGKSFSVRSYLVIHMRTHTGEKPFPCVTCRKSFLLRSHLTRHMRVHTGEKPFPCSTCGKGFSVRCHMMAHMRTHKQEKGLSDTWPVGNVSKELR